Proteins encoded within one genomic window of Triticum aestivum cultivar Chinese Spring chromosome 2D, IWGSC CS RefSeq v2.1, whole genome shotgun sequence:
- the LOC123053519 gene encoding uncharacterized protein: MDNSFVDTPNQHLMNDPFVLMAQSAPSYTLNNLTKSAVRMDCVGSAMANCGHGDESTQSMNNITRDDGCRLVLGLGPTPDFYSTDYPPTGVYKSKESQTLSGQSFSFTDPGVLRLGLQTDGAETIQPLQTQNETVHSFAVVDEASTSAAVRSMGGYMPSLLFAPRSSSSAANETQLQSRDSLNSTHYNSNNTQHIQHLQLSPEPSATTETSFGVSSDVVTGATTSEQRSHPRHPKKCRFKGCSKGGRGSSGLCIAHGGGQRCHKPGCHKGAESSTAYCKAHGGGRRCEELGCTKSAEGKTDYCIAHGGGRRCEYPDCPKAARGKSGRCIKHGGGKRCAMEGCIRSAEGKAGLCISHGGGRRCQYPDCAKGAQGSTLYCKAHGGGKRCVFDGCSRGAEGSTPLCKAHGGGKRCMFEGGGVCPKSVHGGTEFCVAHGGGKRCAAPGCTKSARGRTDCCVKHGGGKRCRIDNCGKSAQGSTDFCKAHGGGKRCTWGSGCEKFARGKSGLCAAHGTLVARQQEHGMVKSGGSMIGPGLFSGIVASSTTAASSMTNEHSSSGISTASDSDGTVRSQAMIPPQLLVPRSMMPSSSSEPTVHGGREAGCPVPEGRVHGGGLLSLLGGSFRNANIDKL, from the coding sequence ATGGATAACAGCTTTGTGGATACCCCAAACCAACATCTGATGAATGACCCCTTTGTCTTAATGGCACAATCAGCTCCAAGCTACACCCTGAACAACTTGACCAAAAGCGCAGTTCGCATGGATTGCGTTGGCTCAGCAATGGCTAATTGTGGTCATGGTGATGAAAGTACACAAAGCATGAATAACATCACAAGAGATGATGGTTGCAGGCTTGTTCTTGGGTTGGGTCCAACACCTGATTTTTACTCGACAGATTATCCGCCCACTGGTGTATATAAGTCAAAAGAATCTCAGactttgtctggccaaagtttctcTTTCACTGACCCAGGGGTGCTGAGGCTTGGCCTGCAGACAGATGGTGCAGAAACAATTCAGCCTCTGCAAACACAAAATGAAACAGTTCATTCTTTTGCTGTTGTTGACGAGGCTTCAACATCTGCTGCTGTAAGGAGCATGGGTGGCTACATGCCATCCCTACTCTTTGCTCCCCGCTCCAGTTCTTCTGCTGCCAATGAGACACAATTACAAAGCAGAGATTCACTAAACTCCACACACTACAACAGCAATAATACTCAGCATATTCAACATCTTCAGCTCAGCCCTGAACCTTCTGCTACGACAGAGACTTCGTTTGGTGTGAGCTCTGATGTGGTCACTGGAGCAACCACATCAGAACAACGGAGTCATCCCCGTCATCCTAAGAAGTGCAGGTTCAAGGGGTGCTCCAAAGGTGGCAGAGGCTCATCAGGGCTGTGTATTGCTCATGGAGGTGGGCAAAGATGCCATAAGCCTGGGTGCCATAAAGGAGCTGAGAGCAGCACTGCGTATTGCAAGGCCCATGGCGGAGGACGGCGGTGTGAGGAGCTTGGTTGCACCAAGAGTGCCGAGGGAAAGACAGATTATTGTATTGCTCATGGTGGAGGCCGCCGTTGTGAATATCCTGATTGTCCTAAAGCTGCACGAGGTAAGTCTGGACGGTGCATAAAGCATGGTGGTGGGAAGAGgtgtgcaatggaaggttgcattcggagtGCTGAGGGGAAGGCTGGACTCTGCATTTCTCATGGTGGTGGACGCCGGTGCCAGTATCCGGACTGTGCCAAGGGGGCTCAGGGCAGCACATTATACTGCAAAGCGCATGGTGGCGGCAAGAGGTGCGTGTTTGATGGGTGCAGCAGAGGTGCAGAGGGGAGCACACCTCTGTGCAAAGCCCATGGTGGTGGGAAGAGATGCATGTTTGAAGGAGGTGGTGTCTGCCCAAAGAGTGTACATGGTGGGACTGAATTCTGCGTGGCACATGGAGGTGGGAAGCGCTGTGCAGCACCTGGCTGCACCAAGAGCGCCCGCGGCCGCACTGACTGTTGTGTGAAGCATGGTGGTGGTAAGCGTTGCAGGATTGACAATTGTGGTAAGAGTGCTCAAGGTAGTACGGACTTCTGCAAAGCCCATGGTGGAGGCAAACGTTGCACATGGGGATCCGGTTGTGAGAAGTTCGCCCGTGGCAAGAGCGGCCTGTGTGCCGCACATGGAACCTTGGTGGCCAGGCAGCAAGAACATGGAATGGTGAAGAGTGGAGGGAGCATGATCGGACCAGGCCTCTTCAGTGGCATTGTGGCATCATCAACCACCGCTGCAAGTAGCATGACAAATGAGCACTCCTCATCGGGCATCAGCACAGCATCAGATAGTGACGGCACAGTGAGGAGCCAAGCGATGATACCTCCGCAGCTGCTTGTGCCTCGCTCCATGATGCCCTCGTCGTCGTCGGAGCCTACTGTGCATGGGGGCAGAGAAGCAGGCTGTCCTGTTCCTGAGGGAAGGGTGCACGGTGGCGGCCTACTGTCACTCCTCGGTGGCAGCTTCAGGAACGCCAATATAGATAAGCTCTGA